From one Eucalyptus grandis isolate ANBG69807.140 chromosome 9, ASM1654582v1, whole genome shotgun sequence genomic stretch:
- the LOC104420254 gene encoding LOW QUALITY PROTEIN: bifunctional aspartate aminotransferase and glutamate/aspartate-prephenate aminotransferase (The sequence of the model RefSeq protein was modified relative to this genomic sequence to represent the inferred CDS: inserted 5 bases in 4 codons): MAASAGAPCGIGFSQPHAHLKQLSLGFSRSISSSASKFVSFPSNFSLRAVDNTKEFKSPGITPIVKAQGGPGHMDIDLTLSPRVNAVKPSKTLAIIDQATALXKAGVPVISLAIGEPDFDTPSVIADAGFNAIREGYTRYTPNAGTLELRTAICQRLKEENGISYTPDLILVSNGAKQSIFQAVLVVCSPGDEVIIPAPCWVSYPEMARLAEATPVIVPTSISENFLMDHKLLDAXLTEKSRLLILCSPSNPSGSVYPKXLLEEIAKIVAKHPRLLVLSDETYKHITYAPATHTSFASLPGMWERTLTVNGFSKAFAMTGWRLGYLSGPRHFVSACAKIQSQLTSGASSVAQKAAFAALSMGNAGGETIATMVKAFXERRDFLVKSFGELEGVKISEPQGAFHIFIDFSCYYGAEVEGFGVINGSESLCHYLLDSARVVLVPGVAFGDDTCIRISYAASLATLREAFGRIKKALVALRPAASV, translated from the exons ATGGCTGCTAGTGCTGGTGCTCCCTGTGGGATCGGCTTTTCACAGCCTCATGCTCATCTGAAGCAGCTATCTCTTGGGTTTAGCCGTTCGATTTCAAGCAGTGCTTCTAAGTTTGTTTCCTTCCCTTCCAATTTCTCCCTCAG AGCTGTAGATAACACTAAGGAATTCAAGTCCCCTGGAATAACTCCAATCGTGAAAGCACAAGGTGGTCCGGGACATATGGACATCGACCTCACTCTGAGTCCAAGAGTGAATGCTGTGAAGCCTTCGAAAACATTGGCCATCATTGACCAGGCGACTGCTC TTAAAGCTGGTGTACCTGTTATTTCCTTAGCAATTGGAGAACCTGATTTTGATACACCTTCTGTCATAGCAGAT GCTGGATTTAATGCTATTCGGGAAGGTTATACAAGATATACACCAAATGCCGGCACATTGGAACTCCGCACAGCGATCTGTCAGCGGTTAAAAG AGGAGAATGGGATCTCATATACACCGGATCTGATTCTTGTTAGTAATGGTGCCAAACAGAGCATTTTTCAGGCAGTTTTGGTGGTCTGTTCTCCGGGAGATGAG GTTATAATTCCAGCTCCCTGTTGGGTGAGTTACCCTGAAATGGCAAGGCTTGCTGAAGCCACCCCTGTAATTGTTCCAACAAGCATCTCTGAGAATTTCTTGATGGACCATAAGCTTCTTGATGC GCTTACTGAGAAATCCAGgcttctgattctttgttctccGTCAAATCCCTCAGGGTCTGTGTACCCCA AATTGCTTGAAGAGATTGCTAAGATTGTCGCAAAGCATCCCAGGCTTCTG GTACTGTCTGATGAAACATATAAACACATCACGTATGCCCCAGCTACGCATACAAGTTTTGCATCTTTGCCAGGCATGTGGGAGAGGACACTCACTGTCAACGGGTTTTCTAAG GCCTTTGCAATGACTGGCTGGAGGCTTGGTTATCTTTCTGGTCCGAGACACTTCGTTTCAGCTTGTGCAAAGATCCAGAGCCAG CTTACTTCAGGTGCCAGTAGCGTAGCTCAGAAGGCCGCATTTGCTGCTCTGTCGATGGGAAATGCTGGAGGTGAAACTATCGCAACTATGGTAAAAGCTT AGGAACGACGAGATTTCTTGGTTAAAAGCTTTGGAGAACTGGAGGGTGTGAAGATATCAGAACCTCAG GGAGCCTTCCATATTTTCATCGACTTCAGTTGTTACTATGGAGCTGAGGTCGAAGGCTTTGGTGTAATCAATGGCTCGGAGTCACTTTGCCACTACCTGCTTGACTCGGCCCGG GTTGTTTTGGTCCCAGGGGTTGCATTTGGGGATGACACTTGCATCCGCATCTCTTATGCCGCTTCCCTCGCGACTCTACGAGAGGCTTTTGGGAGGATTAAGAAAGCACTTGTCGCGCTGAGACCCGCTGCCTCGGTTTGA
- the LOC104418244 gene encoding bifunctional aspartate aminotransferase and glutamate/aspartate-prephenate aminotransferase, translating to MIWMVKAQGGPGQMDVDLTLSSRVDAVKPCKTLAILDQATDLLKAGVPVIMLAAGEPDFDTPSVIAEAGINAIREGYTKYTSNAGTLELRTAICQKLKEENGISYTPDQVVVSNGAKQSILQAVLAVCSPGDEVIIPAPFWVSYPEIARLADTTPVIVPTSISGNFLMDYKLLEATLTEKSRLLILCSPSNPTGSVYPKKLLEEIAKIVAKHPRLLVLSDEIYEHIIYAPAAHTSFASLPGMWERTLTVNGFSKAFAMTGWRLGYIAGPKHFISACAKIQSQFTSSASSIAQKAALAALSMGYAGGETVETMVKAFRERRDFLVKSFGELEGVKYSEPQGAFYLFIDLSCYYGAEVEGFSVINGSESLCRYLLDRAQVALLPGGACGDDTCIRISYASSLATLQEAFRRIKKALLTLRPSVPV from the exons ATGATTTGGA TGGTGAAAGCACAAGGTGGTCCAGGACAAATGGATGTTGACCTCACTCTGAGTTCAAGGGTAGATGCTGTGAAGCCTTGTAAAACATTGGCTATACTTGACCAGGCGACTGATCTTTTAAAAGCTGGTGTACCTGTTATTATGTTAGCAGCTGGAGAACCTGATTTTGATACACCTTCTGTCATAGCAGAG GCTGGAATTAATGCTATTCGGGAAGGCTATACAAAATATACATCAAATGCCGGCACATTGGAACTCCGCACAGCGATCTGTCAGAAGCTAAAAg AGGAGAATGGCATCTCATATACACCAGATCAGGTTGTTGTTAGTAATGGTGCCAAACAGAGCATTCTTCAGGCAGTTTTGGCGGTCTGTTCTCCAGGAGATGAG GTTATAATTCCAGCTCCCTTTTGGGTGAGTTACCCAGAAATAGCACGGCTTGCTGACACCACACCTGTTATTGTTCCGACAAGCATCTCTGGGAATTTCTTGATGGACTATAAGCTTCTCGAAGCCACGCTTACTGAGAAATCCAGgcttctgattctttgttctccGTCAAATCCAACAGGGTCTGTGTACCCCAAAAAATTACTCGAAGAGATTGCTAAAATTGTTGCGAAGCATCCCAGACTTTTG GTACTGTCTGATGAAATATATGAACACATTATATATGCCCCAGCTGCGCATACAAGTTTTGCATCTTTGCCAGGCATGTGGGAGAGGACACTCACTGTCAATGGGTTTTCTAAG GCGTTCGCAATGACTGGCTGGAGGCTTGGTTATATTGCTGGTCCGAAACACTTCATTTCAGCTTGTGCAAAGATCCAGAGCCAG TTTACTTCAAGTGCCAGTAGCATAGCTCAAAAGGCCGCACTTGCTGCTTTGTCAATGGGATATGCTGGAGGCGAAACCGTCGAGACTATGGTAAAAGCTTTTAGGGAACGGCGAGATTTCTTGGTTAAAAGCTTTGGGGAACTGGAGGGTGTGAAGTATTCAGAACCTCAG GGAGCCTTCTATCTTTTCATCGACTTAAGTTGTTACTATGGAGCTGAAGTTGAAGGCTTCAGTGTAATCAATGGCTCGGAGTCACTTTGTCGATACCTGCTTGACAGGGCCCAG GTTGCGTTGCTCCCGGGGGGTGCATGTGGGGATGACACTTGCATCCGCATCTCTTATGCCTCTTCCCTCGCGACTCTACAGGAGGCTTTCAGGAGGATTAAGAAAGCACTCCTCACATTGAGACCTTCTGTCCCGGTTTGA